The DNA segment GAGTTGTTTGTCGTTGAGCCATGAAAAGATCCATGCTTGTTCCAATGATTGCATCCTTTATAGAAAACAATATAAAGACTGTGTAAGTTGCCCTAAATGTGGCTTGTCGCGTTGGAAGCTAAACAAGAAGAACATTGAGAAGAAAGGTGTTCCTGCCAaggtgatgtggtattttcccCCCATACCAAGATTCAAACGTATGTATAAATCTTTAGAGACCTCAAAAAATTTAACTTGGCATAAAGAAACCACAAGAGTTGCTGGTCAGTTACGTCATCCGTCTGATTCACCATGTTGGAGGTTGGTTGATCATATGTGGCCCGACTTTGAAAGTGAGCCAAGAAATCTTCGCTTAGCACTTGCAGCTGATGGCATTAATCCCCATAGCAACCTTAGTAGTTGGTACAGCTGCTGGCCAGTCATGTTGGCCACATATAATCTGCCTCCAAACATGTGCATGAAGAGGAAATTCATAATGTTAACTATGCTCATTTCTGGACCTAAACAGCCAGGTAACGATATAGATGTCTACCTTGATGTCCTAGTTGAAGATTTGCAACGATTGTGGGAAGGAGTTGATGGTGTCTATGATGCTTATCGAAAACAGTTTTTCACTCTTAAAGCAGTTTTATTATGGGCCATCAATGACTTTCCAGCCTATGGTAACCTTAGTGGATGTACTACACATGGTTATTTTGCATGTCCAGTATGCGGAGAAAATACTTATGCAAAGCATTTGGAAAATGGGAGGAAAATGTCATTTTTTGGTCATAGAAGATTCTTACCAAGGTTTCATCCCTATCGGAGGCAGACTAAGGAGTTCAATGGCGTAGAAGAAGATGGAGATACACCTACACCATTATCTGGGGTTACCTTATATGACAAGCTTTCGAACATAAAGTGTGAGTTTGGAAAGAAGATCAGTGTGAAAGGTAAAAAGAGAAAGAAGGAGAAGGAGAATAATGTGGAAGGCAGTACAGATGAAAAGGATTTAGGAGCAACAGATTTCAGAAAATGTTGGAAGAAAAAGTCAATTTTTTTCAATCTTCCTTATTGGAAACACCTGCATGTTAGACATTGTCTCGATGTGATGCATATCGAGAAGAATGTTTTTGAGTCCCTCATTAATACTTTGATGAATGTTAAAGGAAAAACTAAGGACAATGTGGCAGCTAGGTTGGACATGCTTCAAATGGGAGTTAGGCCTGAATTGAGACCTGAATTTGGAGAGAAAAAAACATATCTTCCTCCTAGTGCATGCTCATTCACAAAAAAGAGAAGTTACAAGTGTGCCAGTCGTTAATGGATATAAAAGTTCCAGAAGGTTACTCATCGAACATGAAGAATCTTGTGTCCATGTCTGAGCTGAAGTTGTCTGGTTTGAAATCTCATGATTGTCATGTTCTAATGCAGCATTTCCTGCCAATACTCATACGTGATGCGCTGCCAAAACATGTTAGATACGCCATCATAAGATTTTGCTTCTTCTTCAAAGATATTTGTAGTAAGGTTATAGATGTAGCCAAGTTAGATAAGCTGCAATCTGACTTGGTTGTTATGCTGTGCTTATTGGAGCAGTATTTTCCCCCTTCTTTCTTTGATGTTATGGTGCACTTAACAGTCCATCTTGTTCGAGAAGTCCGATTATGTGGACCTGTTTGCTTCCGGTGGATGTATCCATTCGAAAGATGCATGAAAGTGTTTAAGAGTTATGTTGGCAGTCGAAAACATCCTGAAGGTTGCATTGTTCAGAGATATTCAGCAGAAGAAGCAATTGAGTTTTGTTCTGAATACCTCAATGAAGTTGATCCTGTTGGGATCCCTCAATCAATCCGAGACCCCAATTCAAACGTTCCTGGCTTCTTAGCATGTAACACACCAATGACAGTGCGACAAAGTGATATGCTACAAGCACATTTGACAGTGCTGGAAAATACTGGAGAAGTATTTCCCTACATAATGTAAGTTATGGCATTAATACTTAGTTCTGCACTTCTTTGATCTGTCAATATCTGCtgtcttttaaaaattaatggaaAAATATTTCCACAGTGAACACAAGACCTTTCTGAAATCGATATTTCCGAAAAAAAGAAAGATGAAAGATGGATACAAGATGCCCACAATAAGAGGTTCATTGACTGGTTTCGTGCAAAGGTTGGGTGgatgaataaatattttttgaagcaTTTTGCGGTAATTTGCATCTACTATTTTAATCActctttcaaattaaataaattacagGTGGCTGCTGAAATAGACAGCCGCAATGGTGGAACGACATCGACATTGACATGGTTGGCTCATGGACCACGCTCCCAAGTCATCAAGTATAGTAGTTATGTGGTAAATAACAATTTATACCAGACAAAGGCGCGAGATGATGAGAGAGTTTGCCAAAACAGTGGGGTTTCTCTAGTTGCAAACACCATGCTTGTTAGTAGTGCCAAAGATAAAAATCCTTTGATGGCCGATGTGTCTTTCTATGGTGTGATTGAAGAAATATGGGAGTTGGACTATCATCAATTTCAAGTTCCACTTTTCAAGTGCGCTTGGGTTGCAAATGACAAAGGAGTAATAAACAACGACGAATGTGGCTTCACCTTGGTCAATTTGAACAAAAGAGGGCACAAGAATGATGAATTTGTCCTTGCAAGTCAAGTCAATCAAGTCTTTTATATTGATGACCCAGCAAGAAAAGGATGGTCTATTGCCAGTGCCAAATAGGTGTTACGAGGGGGAGGATGATTGTTCGACTAATATTCCCGAGACCCGACCAATTGACAATGTTGTTACTCATGAGATTCCCGTTCATGGAAGATACTTTAGAACAGAACATGAGGGTGTCTGGGAATCGAACAGAAAAAAAATGATGTTTTGCACttttatatcattttttgtTATGTATGAGTGAAGACACTCTTTGTACTTCTAAAATTTATGTTATGAACTTTTAttagttttattattgttattatttattttgatgttatgaacTATCTTGTCCCTTCCTTACGTTTATGTATATGttattatgtttttgttattatttatcatgcttatttttatatttatgttatcatTATATGTTAAtagtggtttgaatattcttatgCAGTGGACAACACATATAATGAGTAAGAGAAGGCAGAAAAATAAAGATGCAGTTGAGGAGATGCATGGATTAAGTGTTGGTAAGACTAGTGAAGATGCAGAGCCACATGCACTTACTCATGGAGAAGAACATGTAGATGTGCAAAAGAACAAGCGAGGTCGTACGATGATGGCTAAGCGAACTGCAGCTGCAAGATGGGGAAAAAAAGCAAAGATTGACTATGATGACTTGGGGCGGCCAACATACAACTCAAATGGGAGGGCACTTCAATCATACATTGGCTCCATTACTAGATCCATGGTGCCAATCAATATAAAATCGTGGCCTGATGTTCCAGAAAACATAAAACAGAAGGTTTGGGAAGAGATATCGGTAAGTTTATCTTCCAAACATAATAAATATGAACATTAATTGGTTCAATGTTGTATTACTCTCTACATTGACAGCTTTCTTGTCTATACACAGAAATTTTCTTTATGGGATTGAATCCATTCGATTCAATAATTCAACTAACATATTCTGGTTTCAGAATGTCTTTGAAGTAGCGCCACAAAGCCAGTCAGCTGTGATGAGTTCAGCAGCTCAAAAATGGAGAGATTTCAAAAACAAATTGACTAGTCGATATGTCTGGCCCAACAGAAATAATCCAGAAACGTTGATTTCTCCACCAAGTCAATATCAGCTACCAGTAGCAGATTGGAAGGCTTTTGTGGATGCacgactgaaagagtgggtgcccggtgagccaacttgtggctaagggctttgatgactctttgtataaacaatcttttgtttaatattatttacacttctattaatggcaatgactttatctttcttcatattgttatattatgatatactattgttgttttgataaagaccttgaatatactatagtgtatgtaagatgtggtagaacatggagatgtctatcatgaaacacatcttatagtcactgtatattctaaactgttcctagtcgattgagccgtccgataataaggataaggatcgctcgagtttgagactagcatttgcgatgcggagtaacacgtttcattggtaaggaacatagagatgttcgaagcatgcaaatggatattcatatgatgaatgatcgaactaccctatccggactttccaagtggttatcacttatcgagtggatatagtccgcggttttggttgtacaccattagtccttactacttgaaacatcattgagactctatatgctagtactgtgctttgactcgtttaccgactctattggggtcatcaggtgtcgggattgggtacagttacaacacatataggagtcgatactttgttgtcaaggattcaccacatacttacgagtgtggatatcctatgcgatctgaggagatattagtgtgacgaatctctggccagagtacatgatgtggtttaagaaatggtttcttagtagcacatgcgatgtcactatttgatcttcaagatgtattgcatagttatcgaatctcgaacgactctcgatataccaatggttgttgattcgatcgggatatatggatgaagggaccgtactgtacgctaaccaaaatctattggttcttgtaggcactatcagtgatacctagggaatcatggggcgatgtctctaggcgctcttaccatgattcgatggacaagtcggaaattgttgttccgagtcacaaggagttgtgagcccacagctagctgtatccctgaaccattgagggtcacacatagtaatggatttttaatccccgttgagatagttaaatttaaagagttaaatttaatgaacaaagaagttggacttcttaattatgagtagaggagtaagatttcctcaaatgacatagggatggacatttttggaaaccactgaattcggattcagaaaaatttatcttgactttaaaaggtgcagaaatggtttctgtgcacattggtgaaatcggtttatcaatcggagtcacgatgaattttatattaatttctgaacatgcgggctttgcttatcgggcttgaacttatgactaataggccctaagctgttagtggcctacattataaataagttattgcagtacagaaattacacacaacaggtcacaaaatatttttaaaaccctagctgcatttttaataagtggccgccccctccctccctctgctcgaaaaatccagcctgtgaattttgaattacagtctggtttaacggatcaaattcgttaatctcttcgtagaaacttctgatagattttctagtgcaatctatcagagggattaaatatcc comes from the Henckelia pumila isolate YLH828 chromosome 1, ASM3356847v2, whole genome shotgun sequence genome and includes:
- the LOC140874200 gene encoding uncharacterized protein, whose product is MDKSWIRSDRRSKQYQEGVEQFISSCLQNLHVDPNFIHCPCCKCINLKKGPATSIREHLFFHGFSQNYVNWIWHGESAENDRVNWSTNQDPTDDYHKDFETTNMCEAAYENYTENPEEFVKFLEDAEKPLYNGCKRYTKLSALVKLYNTKARHGMSDALFSDLLTDFGDMLPDNHNMPSSTYDAKKTLSCLSLSHEKIHACSNDCILYRKQYKDCVSCPKCGLSRWKLNKKNIEKKGVPAKVMWYFPPIPRFKRMYKSLETSKNLTWHKETTRVAGQLRHPSDSPCWRLVDHMWPDFESEPRNLRLALAADGINPHSNLSSWYSCWPVMLATYNLPPNMCMKRKFIMLTMLISGPKQPGNDIDVYLDVLVEDLQRLWEGVDGVYDAYRKQFFTLKAVLLWAINDFPAYGNLSGCTTHGYFACPVCGENTYAKHLENGRKMSFFGHRRFLPRFHPYRRQTKEFNGVEEDGDTPTPLSGVTLYDKLSNIKCEFGKKISVKGKKRKKEKENNVEGSTDEKDLGATDFRKCWKKKSIFFNLPYWKHLHVRHCLDVMHIEKNVFESLINTLMNVKGKTKDNVAARLDMLQMGVRPELRPEFGEKKTYLPPSACSFTKKRSYKCASR